A DNA window from Armatimonadota bacterium contains the following coding sequences:
- a CDS encoding tyrosine-type recombinase/integrase — protein MPALFANAPTEAQRAFLEFFAVTIPNANTRSAYMRDVARFAQWCDERSFRLEQITSIHLAAYREEVSRELSSPSIKRHFSALRMLFSWFVEKGVLDRNPVREVKTPRFSRSEGKTPAFTPEEMHQLFASFDTDSIVGLRDRALIGVMAFTFARVEAVVSLRVKDVMAVGRRTVIRLNEKGGKEREIPCHHTLEEYLDAYIKAAEIGNQPNSLLFRSAIGRTGKLSDKPISRTDAYQMIQRRVRDAELRGRFSCHSFRATGITTYLENGGNLEMAQWIAGHADSRTTKLYDRRNHRATLDDIERIRF, from the coding sequence ATGCCCGCCCTTTTCGCAAACGCGCCCACAGAGGCACAGAGGGCTTTCCTCGAATTTTTCGCCGTCACAATTCCGAACGCCAACACTCGCTCGGCCTACATGCGCGACGTGGCCAGGTTTGCCCAGTGGTGCGACGAGCGGAGTTTTCGCCTGGAGCAAATCACGAGCATCCATCTTGCCGCCTACCGAGAAGAGGTGTCGCGCGAGCTTTCCAGCCCAAGCATCAAGCGCCACTTCTCAGCTCTCCGGATGCTCTTCTCATGGTTCGTCGAGAAGGGAGTGCTCGACCGGAACCCAGTGCGAGAGGTGAAGACCCCGCGATTCTCGCGCTCGGAAGGGAAGACGCCAGCGTTCACTCCTGAAGAAATGCACCAGCTCTTCGCGAGCTTTGACACCGATTCAATTGTTGGCCTTCGAGACCGAGCTCTCATTGGAGTCATGGCCTTCACTTTCGCCCGCGTCGAAGCCGTCGTCTCCCTTCGAGTAAAAGATGTCATGGCGGTCGGAAGGCGCACGGTAATCCGGCTCAATGAGAAAGGAGGAAAGGAGAGGGAGATTCCGTGCCACCACACACTTGAGGAGTATCTGGACGCTTACATTAAAGCGGCCGAGATTGGAAATCAACCGAACAGCCTTCTCTTCCGAAGCGCCATTGGTCGAACTGGGAAGCTCTCGGACAAGCCTATCAGCCGGACGGATGCCTACCAAATGATTCAGCGCAGGGTCCGAGACGCGGAGCTTCGCGGTCGATTCTCTTGTCATAGCTTTAGGGCGACGGGAATCACAACCTACTTGGAGAATGGTGGGAACCTCGAGATGGCTCAATGGATTGCCGGTCACGCTGACAGTAGGACAACCAAACTCTACGACCGGCGAAATCATCGGGCGACGCTCGATGACATTGAGCGCATTCGGTTCTAA
- a CDS encoding helix-turn-helix domain-containing protein → MQQHSVDVYQYKSLPFNSSALSEDQLNQMGAQGWFLVSTLPNIIFAKRIAGSPVVTRVDDPLLLSIKQVADRLNMSRSKVYGLIAAGTIASVKVGRLTRVPRQELEIFVRTMRKG, encoded by the coding sequence ATGCAACAGCATTCAGTTGACGTCTACCAATACAAGTCCCTTCCTTTTAACTCTTCAGCCCTGAGCGAAGACCAACTCAATCAAATGGGTGCTCAAGGCTGGTTTCTCGTCTCGACGCTGCCCAACATCATCTTCGCAAAGCGCATTGCCGGCTCACCTGTCGTGACGCGCGTTGATGACCCATTGCTACTATCAATCAAACAGGTCGCCGACCGGCTGAACATGAGCCGGTCAAAGGTCTACGGGCTAATTGCCGCTGGAACGATTGCTTCTGTGAAGGTCGGCCGACTCACTCGCGTCCCTCGACAGGAGCTTGAAATTTTCGTCCGCACGATGCGAAAGGGCTAA